The DNA region AGCGTTCGAGACCTGAAAGAAGCATTTGAGCAGAAGTATTGGCCAACTATATATACATACACACATTCGATGCATTGCTAGAAAGTCATCAAAAGGATGCCAGCCAGGCTCGTGCGAAGATCATGGTATCAACCCTCTTTTGTGAGACTGACTGTCTGAAGACTTGCTACTTCCGCCTGAATCGCTCTCTGTGTTTTCGCCGTCTTGTTCTGGAGACAAGGAATTAGTGTCTAACAGGTGACCGCCTTGATCAGAGCCCCGTCTCCTTGGGGACCAATTGAAGTTACTCACACTGAAATTCAGTTTCGGCGTATCCGGGTGGTCAGAGCTGGTGAGCGCAAGATCAAGGATATTGCGTGGTTGTGGAGTATTCCTGAAGCCGCCTGCGGCTTTGCTGCGCAAAATCCTTCTTTCTGAAAGGAACTTCCATCTAGTGACCACCATTTCGAGGACATCGACGTTTCTTTCGTTTTCCAGAAATCTGTCGACCTTGCCCATGACGTAGAGTCTCTTAACGAACTCATCGATCCCTAAGCACTCTTGCGGGTTGTACGCGGTATACAACGGTATCTGCTGTACTatcttggaaaacttgACGCCATTGTTGAAAGCGCTCAGATGCCGAGCTTCCTGGATAAATCTGCGGTATTGAGTTTTCCTCtcaatgattttttttctatCAATACTCTCTAGCTCTTTGTTCAATCCGACCAAGTCGACCTCTACGTCGTAGGGGTCGGAAGGATTGACCTTCATGTAGTTTTTGACCAAGTTGCTGACGGATAGCCTCCCTTCCCAGATTTTATAAGAAAGAAGACCATCGAAAGAGTGCATGAAGCGCGGTAGGAGATTTGTTTCAATCTCTCCAACTCCATCGGGATCAAATTTCCGCCAGGCATTTCTGAACTTCCTGATTTCGTCTCTGCTTGCAACAGACTTTGAACCTGAGCCAGCATGGTACAAATAACTGAAACTTTCTAAtatcaaagaaacaaaCATGTTCAGAAAAATGTACATGGACAAAATATTCCATGACATTAACAACACATAAGCGTAAGGTTTAGATCCACAATCCGTTCGCCCTGAAGTTTTATCAACATAACAAAATGGTGACTTCACAGTGAGATCATCCATTATGTAATTCCAGCCTTCGCCAAAACTACAACGGAATAGAACAATAAGGCTTTTAATCACGGTTCTGAAGTTTATATTTCCGGTAGTATTGGGCCCCAGTTTTGTTAGGCCAAAGATCTGATTCAGGGCAATCGCGTAGACCAGAAACAGAATTCCCCAAGTGTAGGTAAGAGACAGTATGGAAGGCAAGCTTGCCATCGCTGTGTTTATCAACTCACTTAAAATATCGTTTTGTTGGATAACGAAAAGGAAAATTGCGAGTTGGAACAGATCCCTAACGTTTGTGAAACCAAGCACTATCCCATCCATTCTGGTTTGAGCGACATTAAGACCGAATGACATGACGACtacgaagaacttgaaaacaTCCCATTTCTTGGCGAACCATAAGCGAACGCCTTTTCCGAAAATGTAGAGCCCTTCTTGCATCAAAAAAACCGAGGAAGAGATGATAAATATCACGTCCTGATAAGTCCCCAAGCCGTTTGCTTCATGATAAGCATAAAGTAGCAAGGTAATGATGTGGAGGTAGAGTACAGCCTGTAGAAAGAAAGCATACCAGAAGTACGTCTTTTCCACTGCTAGCCTGTAAACAAAGGACCTGAACTTGCTCATCGATAAAACATCCGGGGTAGGTTCAGGCCTAGCTTGGGataaaagcttcttgacctcGAGCCAGGACTTTTCCTCGATCGTGTAGAAAGCGCTACCTGTAGTCCTAGCATGGTTTCGAATAATAAATGAGATGAATAAGGTTAGAATGAAAACCATACTCAAGAAGTTAAACAAAACGAAGAACGCTCCATTCCCGGGGCTTGCAAATGTCTCCGGCACCGTTCCAATTCCAGTGCTTGCCATGCTGTTGCTTAACATATCAACCCAACCTTCTAATGATACGATCTCGTACAACGACCTGAAAGCAGTCGAAAAAGAGTTCATGTAAAGGTACGGCTGGGAGTACACTCTGGGTGTTAAAATCTCgaagtcaaaaacttggtTACTAAACTCGTTATAACATTGTGAAAGATCCACGCCGTCATTGCAAACGCCAAAGCGGCCTCTGAAGAGACCTAAACCCCAAACTGCAAAGGGGAATAGTAACGTCAATGATACCATAGCTGCGCCAATGATTTTCCTTATGCCATCAAATAGGACTTGGTCGAATGTGGACCTAGCAGTTTTGCTTATCGTTAGGCACCGCAGCGCCCTTAATGCAGTGAGGCCTCTGAAAACTCGTGATAAATCATCATCTCGCTTCAATCCTGACACGAAGTCTATCCAAAGTGACAGTAGAACAATGACATCAATACAGTTCCAGGGATTGCGAAGATAAGCATTTGGAGTGTGAATGACGCCGTCAGCAACTGTTTTAATGAGAAATTCCAAGGAAAAAATAGTGACAAATATAGCATCAGAAATCATCGACCATTTGTTAACGCCAGATGCATGATTGATGCGATAGAGCGGAGTAAGTGAACATGAGTAAACTACCATGAGAATTGTGGCTATGGATATGAAGCCCACAAAAACGTCTTTCTTTATATGCTTGAAGTAGGAATTGCGATCGTAAGTGTTCGTGTTGTCTCCAAAAAAACGAAACCCATCCGTTCTCTTGCCCACGCAGGGTGTAGTTAAACTTTGACAAAATTTGCGAAGAATATGGTTCGGGGGGAAAATGAAATAGGAATTGTTGTACATTGGGTGTTCTTTCAGGTATCgaagcttctcttcctcgAATTCGTTCAGTTTCAAGgtgaattttttgtttagACCAACGCTGTCCACTGTCTCAACGTAGACAACTTCGGGCTTTTTGTAAAAGGGATTATTTGCaaacaacttcaaaacagaataattgttcaaaattctcTTAATGTTTTTAATGAAGTATGGGACaccttcttttgttgtCGTATCCTGAGGAGAGTCTTCAAGGATATTGTATTGCTGGGCAATACTAACTATGGCAGTTCCTCTAAAAAGAAATTGTCTGAAGTCTTTAGAATCATCATATCCCGAGTTACCAAaaatcttgttttttatGCGTCCCATGAGGCTTGCGCTAGCAAAGTCTCTAATCTTTTGTGGGTAAACATGTTTTAAGTAGTGTTTGATTTGAAGGGGgcgcttttcttcttcttttaCGTCTAAGCTTTCAGCAATAATGGCGATAAAGATATTGAGCATGACAAAGTTGGCCATGAAAAACCACATTATCAAGAGAACCACACCAAAAAATTGGCTTGATTTATTTGGCAAATTTTCTTGTAGCGCGTACAGTGCATCTGTCCAATTTTCTGTTGACCCTATAGTAAAGAGTGTGAGAAACGTGTTAGTTACCGAGTACATCCCAAACGGAGTTTCATCAATTTGGCTGATTGGTATAACGCCATCGAAGTAAACGGATATGACTATTGAAACCAAGAACAGGAAGAGAAAGTAAAATCCGGTAAGGTCCCAAATTAGTAAAACATTTCCAAGCACTTGTTTCCATAGGTTCCGAGTAACGCTTATTTCGGTTATGACTCGATAGAAACGAACAACTTGGATCAAATTAAGCCAGTAATAATTCTGACCTAGTTTTCGGCGAGCGTTGGGCAAAGTTATAATGGTTGAAAAGATACTGTtgagaagatcaaaaacataAGCAGGGTTTATCAAGAACTTCCATATGTTATCAGAGTGGATGACTAGTCGCAAAACTGATTCAAAAAGTAAAACAAATGCGGTTGCCTGGTCAAATTTTAACACATGTTCAATATGGTTACTTGAGCTCCGTGAGGTGACTGTAGCCTGCATTATCAATTCCGCAAAAATCAATGATACaaacaaaaattcaaaCCTTTTGTACCACTTAAGCCACAACTCTGCTCGCGGAGAGAGTCTCTTACTTCTCGCTTTTTTCTTAATGTAATCAAAGGTGGACTTTCTAATACgctgaaaagctgatgGAACAATGTTTTTTTGTCCTTTCTTTCTAACAAGTTCATTGGCTTTCTCAAACGAGGAAACCAAGACTGCAATCAGAAGGTTTATCATCCAAATATTAAGGGAAAAGAtgcaaaaaacaaaaaatatGCTTGCAGCCATACTGTCAGAGTCCATAGTATAATACATGATGTCAGTGAATGTATTTGCACTTATAGtgacaaaaacaagttcCATGGAAGTCAGGATGTTGTCAAAGCTAACCCTTCCATTGTACGGATTAGTGTCGGATATACATTTCGAGTTCTGGGGACATAAAAACCCTTTTGCTATAGGACCTTCTTTTCCGTCACTGAAAATGTAAggttttttatttttggtGACCGATTCCAAATAACCTCCGCAAAACTGCATCTCATTGACATACGTTTCTGTGGTATCATTGGGGTTGGTCCAAACGCACTGGCGCCTAAGTGATCCACGAAAACTTTGAACACCCAAAatgccaaagaaaacccaAAAATACAACAGCATGAAACCAACGTTCAATAACTGAGGGAGTCCATACTTCAAACTGCGCAAGATGTCAGATTGGCGATCTTGGATAGCGGCAAGCTTTAAGACACGTAGTACACCGATAGCTTTAAAGATACGGATTCCATGTTTAAAGTCGTACTCGTTAATTGTAAGTGATAACGATATCCAAAGGCACACAGTCGACAAGAGATCAATTCGATTCCAGCTACTGCGTGCAAATGCGCGGTGGAGGGGGATCTCGGTGTTATAGCTTCTAGGGGCCCCATTGAATGTAACTGAGCTTCTTAACTGTTTGTCGCGGATTTCCTTCGTTGCACTAGTATCATCAATGTCAAACGGGaatattttcttcatgaaTTCTGATCCATATTTAGCTTCAAGGTTATGAAAGAACTTTGCTAGCCCCAGAGTTTGATACACGGTTTTGTACTTTTCCCCACGAGCATGGAACAGTTGGGAGTCATCCCAGAATCCAAAGGCGACTATTTTCGCAAGAATTTCGATAGTGAAGAAAGCATTGGCCACTAGTAGGAGACTGTCGATACCGGTAGAGTCATACGTAAAATCACCACTGTTGTTAATATGAGATAGTGCCAACGTAGCAACCATCGCAACGAGAAAAGCGAGGTTCGGCAAAGGAGCCcattttttcaacagaagAGCTGCGAGCTTACGGCGAATGGGGTTATTCGGAGATATAAGCCCCATCGAGTTTCCGAAAAGTAGCAACGGTGGCTTAGATGGCTCCTCTCTCTGGGGCCTATTTGAAGAGCCCTGGGCCGATTCTTCTTCGCTCCAATCGGAGTCAGCATCGTGGTCATAACCACCTGCGTCACTGAAAATTCTGTTTGTGTATTTGCTTGGATTTTTGCCATTACTTGAGTCGCGCGTTAATTGAATTCCCAGTGAACTAGCGGCCCGCAGCGGTGAAGCGCTGGAGCTTCGGTCATGCTCTCTAGGAGGTTCAAGGGAGAGATGTGGTTCACGACGTGGGGCTTCTTGAGTCTCAGCATCGGGCACCTTTGAATTGCGACGGCTCTTTGGCAGCCATGTCGAATTCCCTTCCTTCATCGCGTTCTTGAATTCATCTTGTAGATCTTTGAAGTCGCTCAGGTCGCCCTCGTCGATTGTTGAAATTACAGCGGCTGACCGCAAATTGTCTTCGTCACTTAGAGCAGATGTATAGGATATTGGACCCTCATCTGCGCTCCCGCTTCCTTCTGTATCAGACTGCTCTGTTCTTGTTGGAGATATGAAGTTCCTAAAATGTGATTTGATGCTGGTGGCTGATAGCTGGCTCCTATCGAAAGAGCTATCAGAGTTCCTTGTTATCACTGTGAGGTTAGGCCtcctcaaatttttggtgttttcttggtgctTTGATCCGCCTGCTGGGTTTAAATTTAATACACCTCCCTCACCCTCCGTTACTGTATCGGCCTCATCGATTTTGACTATTACCGGGGTTTGGTTGGGTTCCACGGAAGTCTCATGCTCCATGGGAGGCTGCCGATGTGTTAAGTTTCGTCTAGATGCCATCAGGCTCGCTAATACATCGACACCGTTTCGCTAAACCAGGTTTTCCGTTATTTGCCCGGGAGACAGCTTGATCGCTTTGATTCTATTTATGTTTGTTAACAGTTAATAAATTGGCGATAGAAAAACCAAACCCACCAAAACATTATAACGCGCCATGAAATACATTTACTGGCCGAAGGTAGCAGGTTTTAATAAAAATGACGCAAGAATCGTGGTAGCGCTTCAGGCTCCTGAAAGCGATTTGATTGTTATTTCCTTGTTAACGGCGCGCGAAACGAAGCTTTTGCAGAAGAGTAATCGGTTCAAAAGAATAGGGCACATTGATGGTAACAACGAATTTGTAagtgaacttgatgaaaaggACATATGCATAGTCGAGTTCTGGCCCCCTAAGCTAAACCTTATGCAATTTTATGCCTTAGAGCCAATTTCTCTTGCTTTACCAGAGAAGGCCGATTCCACGTTGTTATCGCGTGCAACAGGTGGACAACCTAGCCCAACAGAAAAGTTTCAGATGCGGGAGTCTATTAACTCTATTAACTTATACTACAAGCACTTACAATCTCTGCGTGCTTTAATTGGCAGGGCAGGGCCATCTAACCGCGGTATCCCTGTGCGTCGAATCGCGCGCGCCTTGGCAGACCTTTGCGGACTGTTGCCGCTGCTTTCGGCTCTCCGGCAAGCTTTAACTTATATGATAATATTCATACACTCCTTTGCTAGGTTTCTATCTGCTGTGCTCAATTGGAACCCGCTCTGTTTGGTTAGCTTTTCCGCAACGGCGCAGCAGATAGATCTCCGATCTCAGCAATTTTGTTACTTTCCTGTTCAGTATCTACGAATCACAGAAAATGCTGTTTTCAATCGCATGCGGCCCAGGTCTGAGCTTAGCGTTTGCCATCccaaagagaagcaagaaaCACGTGGAAACGCCTCTGCCGGGGTTTTCCCATGCGAATACTACCCTGATTACATCAGATTTTATAACACAATTTGGTTGATTGTGAATGATGTATCTTTCGGCCTTACAGTTGGCACGCTGCTGGCAGAAAACAAGCTGCGCATTGCCAAATTTATAAACTTTCACTTGACAGACTACCTTTTTCATAAGGTTCATTACATCACAGCATACTTGGGTCAGAATCCATTGGGCATAAAGTTGAACGGCGAGCTCGCACATTTCCTCAGCgaactttttctttggattATTGATTTTTCATACTCAACTTACATCAGGCGAATTCTGGATGTGTCAAGCATTCAAACGGTAATCAGCATCGTCTCACGGACTTCCTGCTGTTTTGGTGTAACTTTCGCACTTTCGCTCACAGTGGATCTCATGTCCGTTTTGTCAATGCATATTTCCTTATTTTACTACATCAGTGCCAAAATGTACCACTGGCAGTTGCATGTCATGCGGTCCCTCCTATATCTTTTCTGGGGCAAGAAGCGGAACTTGCTGAGAAAGAGAGTTGATAGTAATATGTTCGAGCTAGATCAACTGGTGATGGGCACACTTTTTTTCACAATGATGGTTTTCTTACTTCCGACTCTTGCTGTGTTTTATATATCTTTCACGGCCCTTAGGATGACAATTTTGATGCCTGAACTGCTCCTTGAGTCTCTCATGGCGCTGCTGAACCATTTTCCTTTGTTTGTGCTTTTACTGAGGCTGAAAGACCCTAGCCGCATCCCAGGTGGAGTATCAATGGAAGCATTGGGATCGAAGAATCGTTTTGCCCTCCAAAATAATCCCTTAACTGTCTCTAGCATGTTCCGGCCCTACTCGCTACTAATGGGGATGATGGCAGAGAACTATTGTTCGGTAGCTACCCTGAAGCAGATTCTTGTTGGGCGGCCCATTACCATAAAACGATACAAGATGTACCAGGTGCTCTACTCGGCTCTTCCGAAGGTGCCAATTGCGACGTCCAAGTTGTGGGAGGCCCTGAAGGGGTCTCGGCCATCATAACTATTTCAGATTGATAGCTAATGGGAATTTTGTAACATACACTTATTTACAGGATACAATGGAAAAGGGGCCGACTCCTACGCAAAAGCATGGGAAGGCAAACGCACAGTCGCGAGCATGGGAATGCTcactttctcttttttgtcttgcTTTTATCCTTACTAgcttcctttttctttgctgGAGCACCCTTGCCTCTACGCTTCCTTGCCTCGTTCATCAGCAGTCTATACTCCTCTTGCTGGTCAACAAAGCTGAAGCCTGGATACAAAGTCTTCAAATGCTTGAACTTTAAAAAGTCTGGGTTCCCGTAGTAGCCGACTATGGATGGGCCTTTTAGTCTTTTTGAGAGGATCTTGCTGCCTGTTCTCGTGGCAGTTGGGTTAAAGTTCTCATCAAATATTTTGGCCGATAGGTTGgcaatcttcaaaagcctgCTTTTGGGGATCGACATGGCGAATTATTGGCCTGATGTACCGTCCTAATGCACAAAAATCTGTGAAGCATTTGTTTAATTTTTTAATGAAGGCCTTGATGGGCCAAATGTGTTAGAGATCATGTGAGCAAGAATTAAGTCCAGGGCAGAATTTGGAATATAGCTACGGGCGAGTATAACTGCACCTCCCCCGCGCTGGCTCTTGGTAGTGTTTCGGGTGTTCCGTAGGTTTATGAatgctttctttgacaatTGTCAGCAGCGGCGGTGATATATTCACTGGTGTCCGCGCTTCAAGCACACAGCCCGCCACGGATCGTGTTCCATATATACTGACCTAGGAGCTAGGGATGCACCGCGGGGCCCTTCAGCCTCAGCAGAGCACATTTCGTTGGATGCTTCAAGCATTCCCCCTTAGTACGGTAGATTCATCATATTATAGTTATATAATTTGACAAAAAGGATAAAGGTAAAATTATACTAATGAACaaacctttttgaagagatggTTTTGTAGAGTAGAGAGAGCCCTGTAAAATTGCtatatttgtttttggtgttttgaaaacGTTTACCAAGAGGCAACTTCTTCGGTGTTACCTTCAGCCCAGTCAGCAGCTTCAGTTTGCTCCTCGGCGACTTCCTCCTTGACGTCCTCGTCGGCGGCAGCGGTGGCCTCCTCAGCAACCTGCTGGTCAACCTCTTCTGGGTCTCTGTAGAAGTACAAGTCAGGCATGATAGACCATGGCTGAGTTCTGTCGACTAGAGAGCCTCTTAGTCTCAAGACCTCTCTGGCCAACAAGTACCAGATCAAACCGATGGAGTGCTTACCCTTGTTGTTGCATGGGATGGCGACATCGACGTATTCGGAAGGAGAGTCCAAGTCGGTCAAAGCGATGACTGGGATGTTGACGTAAGAAGACTCCTTGATGGCCTGGGCGTCGGATCTTGGGTCGGTGACGATCACCAATCTTGGCTCCTTGAAGGAACGGGTGATGTAGTTGGTGAAAGAACCTGGGGTGAATCTACCGGCGATGGCGGTGGCACCGGTGTGAGCAGAGAACTTCAGGACAGCTCTCTGACCGTAGGTTCTGGAAGAGATAGCAACGACGTCCTCAGGGTTTGGGATGGCAGCGATGATTCTAGCGGCCAAGACAATCTTCTCCCAAGTCTTGCCGACGTTGACGACGTTGACACCGTCTGGTCTAGTCTTGAAGACGTATGGCTCTTGGTGAACCTGCAGATGAGTTGTTAGTACTAATGATCCGCTGGAAGACGCTGCGACGGAGAATGAGACCGGAGGCCACAGGTGAGAGAGGCTGCACGCGCGCGAAGCCGCGAAGTACAATTCCGGAGGTCGATCTGCAGAGTGGCCGCTCCCGAGCGATGCGGGGGATCCACTCTGCGTCGTGCCCTCGCTGCCGCCAGGGCGCGCGTAGATGGGCTTCGGAACATTGCTGTAATTCATGTCGCGCGTGTACGCACTATGCTCTCATGTCCTGTTTCCCGCTGGTGTTCAATCCCTGGGTCTTAGCGCAAGGCCGCGTCCGGAGCGCGTCTGCTCGAAATCCTAACATACTTGGACGTTCTTGGAACCTAGGTGCACATTGGCAGCCAACAACAACTGGGCGTCTTCTGGGGTCAAGTCAAAAGTAGCTGGTAAAGACATTCTTGCTCTTGCTATCTGTTCCTGAGTGTATCAGTTATGCTCGTCAACCAGTGGTCAAATTTGTtaatctttcaaaaattttgtcCTGATGGGATAGGGCCGGTTGACAATTTTTCATCACCGTGGGTCCTGCCCGGCCCGGGCAGCCCGCAGCCGCTACTGATAGGATCTAGGCAGAAGCATCGTTCCCGCTAGGCAGAGACACACTGCCTGCTAGGCGGAGCCCCCAAGCCTAGGAGGATGTGCTAGGCGGAGAGCCGCACGCTGCACTGGGTGCTACGCGGGGAGAACCACTGCAGTGCGTCCTTTCCATCACGTGCTTCCAGGCGGCTCCAGGCGGCATCCTTCCTAGAGCTAGACGGGCCCCCGCGTAGGCTCTGGGCGGAGAAGCGACGGCCAGCGAGCTCAGCGGCTCCTTCCTGCCTGCGTGTCTAGCACTATGATTTGGCTTGTGCGTGGGGACGCGGTGGCGCGCAAGAAGAATCGAGAATACACGCACCGTCGCACACTTCAAATATGATCTCGACTGTGTGTGGGTGGTGACATTGGGTGCAAGCAGTCACAGCACGTATGTGGTGATATTAGCTGTCGGTTGATCAAGGCGTCGGCGGCTATTTCAGGGTCACGTGTCGGAGTTATGTGTGCTTATGTACGAATCGCGTGCATTCGTCATCGAGAGCACGTGCCGAGCGTTCTCTTGCACCCATGATTACTTCATTTCACCGTTACATCGGCTAATTCACAGTCCAGCAAGTCTCTGCGCCATCCCAGGCCTCCTACTCGTTCCTGATCTGTGTAAGTTCATGCGCCACCACCCAAGCTTGGCATCTTTTTAAGCGTCGCACTCCAACAAGTCCGGCTCCAACGCCTGTTCACGACGCAGCTGCATCTGCTTCTCACCTTTACAATAATACGCACCTGCGGCCAGCGCGACAGCGGCAACTCATACCGTTCAACCTCTCCCAAGCCTACATGTTCGACTTCACGCACGACGCCGCGATTCCTGCGGCCACAGGCCCCGCCGCCGCACAGTCCACGGACGTAGCAGTGCGACGCGCCATCAACTGGTCGGCGGTGGTGGCGATAGGCCTTGCCGCGTTTGCAGTAGCCGTGGCGCTCCCACTGTGGAACTACCTCTCGCTGACGGCGTGGTTTTTCCGACTGCGACACCACCTGCGACACGACGTGCTGCGCAAAATCCGTGTTTTTCACGGCTCGCGGCTGTACCACAACCAGGCGCTCAAGATCTGCCTCTTTTGGGGCGCGCTCGCGTTCGCATGCTCGTTTGTCCAGACCGGCGGCGACATTATCCAAATCACCAAGCGGTTCGGCAGGATCGCGGTCGCACTGATGCCGCCCCTGCTCTTCCTCACGCTGCGGCCCTCGCCGCTGCCACACACGCTGTACCTGTCGCTAATCCCGATTCACAAATGGGTCTCGCGGGTTGTAGTATTGCTTTCCTTGCTTCACACCGCGCTATACACCTGGTACTGGATCTCTGTCCGCAtgtttttcctgaagatcaaaaagcCTGCAAACTTGTGGGGCGTCATTGCCATGGC from Lachancea thermotolerans CBS 6340 chromosome C complete sequence includes:
- the RPS0A gene encoding 40S ribosomal protein uS2 (highly similar to uniprot|P32905 Saccharomyces cerevisiae YGR214W RPS0A protein component of the small (40S) ribosomal subunit) — translated: MSLPATFDLTPEDAQLLLAANVHLGSKNVQVHQEPYVFKTRPDGVNVVNVGKTWEKIVLAARIIAAIPNPEDVVAISSRTYGQRAVLKFSAHTGATAIAGRFTPGSFTNYITRSFKEPRLVIVTDPRSDAQAIKESSYVNIPVIALTDLDSPSEYVDVAIPCNNKGKHSIGLIWYLLAREVLRLRGSLVDRTQPWSIMPDLYFYRDPEEVDQQVAEEATAAADEDVKEEVAEEQTEAADWAEGNTEEVASW
- the CCH1 gene encoding calcium channel protein CCH1 (similar to uniprot|P50077 Saccharomyces cerevisiae YGR217W CCH1 Voltage-gated calcium channel involved in calcium influx in response to mating pheromones), yielding MASRRNLTHRQPPMEHETSVEPNQTPVIVKIDEADTVTEGEGGVLNLNPAGGSKHQENTKNLRRPNLTVITRNSDSSFDRSQLSATSIKSHFRNFISPTRTEQSDTEGSGSADEGPISYTSALSDEDNLRSAAVISTIDEGDLSDFKDLQDEFKNAMKEGNSTWLPKSRRNSKVPDAETQEAPRREPHLSLEPPREHDRSSSASPLRAASSLGIQLTRDSSNGKNPSKYTNRIFSDAGGYDHDADSDWSEEESAQGSSNRPQREEPSKPPLLLFGNSMGLISPNNPIRRKLAALLLKKWAPLPNLAFLVAMVATLALSHINNSGDFTYDSTGIDSLLLVANAFFTIEILAKIVAFGFWDDSQLFHARGEKYKTVYQTLGLAKFFHNLEAKYGSEFMKKIFPFDIDDTSATKEIRDKQLRSSVTFNGAPRSYNTEIPLHRAFARSSWNRIDLLSTVCLWISLSLTINEYDFKHGIRIFKAIGVLRVLKLAAIQDRQSDILRSLKYGLPQLLNVGFMLLYFWVFFGILGVQSFRGSLRRQCVWTNPNDTTETYVNEMQFCGGYLESVTKNKKPYIFSDGKEGPIAKGFLCPQNSKCISDTNPYNGRVSFDNILTSMELVFVTISANTFTDIMYYTMDSDSMAASIFFVFCIFSLNIWMINLLIAVLVSSFEKANELVRKKGQKNIVPSAFQRIRKSTFDYIKKKARSKRLSPRAELWLKWYKRFEFLFVSLIFAELIMQATVTSRSSSNHIEHVLKFDQATAFVLLFESVLRLVIHSDNIWKFLINPAYVFDLLNSIFSTIITLPNARRKLGQNYYWLNLIQVVRFYRVITEISVTRNLWKQVLGNVLLIWDLTGFYFLFLFLVSIVISVYFDGVIPISQIDETPFGMYSVTNTFLTLFTIGSTENWTDALYALQENLPNKSSQFFGVVLLIMWFFMANFVMLNIFIAIIAESLDVKEEEKRPLQIKHYLKHVYPQKIRDFASASLMGRIKNKIFGNSGYDDSKDFRQFLFRGTAIVSIAQQYNILEDSPQDTTTKEGVPYFIKNIKRILNNYSVLKLFANNPFYKKPEVVYVETVDSVGLNKKFTLKLNEFEEEKLRYLKEHPMYNNSYFIFPPNHILRKFCQSLTTPCVGKRTDGFRFFGDNTNTYDRNSYFKHIKKDVFVGFISIATILMVVYSCSLTPLYRINHASGVNKWSMISDAIFVTIFSLEFLIKTVADGVIHTPNAYLRNPWNCIDVIVLLSLWIDFVSGLKRDDDLSRVFRGLTALRALRCLTISKTARSTFDQVLFDGIRKIIGAAMVSLTLLFPFAVWGLGLFRGRFGVCNDGVDLSQCYNEFSNQVFDFEILTPRVYSQPYLYMNSFSTAFRSLYEIVSLEGWVDMLSNSMASTGIGTVPETFASPGNGAFFVLFNFLSMVFILTLFISFIIRNHARTTGSAFYTIEEKSWLEVKKLLSQARPEPTPDVLSMSKFRSFVYRLAVEKTYFWYAFFLQAVLYLHIITLLLYAYHEANGLGTYQDVIFIISSSVFLMQEGLYIFGKGVRLWFAKKWDVFKFFVVVMSFGLNVAQTRMDGIVLGFTNVRDLFQLAIFLFVIQQNDILSELINTAMASLPSILSLTYTWGILFLVYAIALNQIFGLTKLGPNTTGNINFRTVIKSLIVLFRCSFGEGWNYIMDDLTVKSPFCYVDKTSGRTDCGSKPYAYVLLMSWNILSMYIFLNMFVSLILESFSYLYHAGSGSKSVASRDEIRKFRNAWRKFDPDGVGEIETNLLPRFMHSFDGLLSYKIWEGRLSVSNLVKNYMKVNPSDPYDVEVDLVGLNKELESIDRKKIIERKTQYRRFIQEARHLSAFNNGVKFSKIVQQIPLYTAYNPQECLGIDEFVKRLYVMGKVDRFLENERNVDVLEMVVTRWKFLSERRILRSKAAGGFRNTPQPRNILDLALTSSDHPDTPKLNFSVSNFNWSPRRRGSDQGGHLLDTNSLSPEQDGENTESDSGGSSKSSDSQSHKRGLIP
- the GPI1 gene encoding phosphatidylinositol N-acetylglucosaminyltransferase (similar to uniprot|P53306 Saccharomyces cerevisiae YGR216C GPI1 Membrane protein involved in the synthesis of N-acetylglucosaminyl phosphatidylinositol); this translates as MKYIYWPKVAGFNKNDARIVVALQAPESDLIVISLLTARETKLLQKSNRFKRIGHIDGNNEFVSELDEKDICIVEFWPPKLNLMQFYALEPISLALPEKADSTLLSRATGGQPSPTEKFQMRESINSINLYYKHLQSLRALIGRAGPSNRGIPVRRIARALADLCGLLPLLSALRQALTYMIIFIHSFARFLSAVLNWNPLCLVSFSATAQQIDLRSQQFCYFPVQYLRITENAVFNRMRPRSELSVCHPKEKQETRGNASAGVFPCEYYPDYIRFYNTIWLIVNDVSFGLTVGTLLAENKLRIAKFINFHLTDYLFHKVHYITAYLGQNPLGIKLNGELAHFLSELFLWIIDFSYSTYIRRILDVSSIQTVISIVSRTSCCFGVTFALSLTVDLMSVLSMHISLFYYISAKMYHWQLHVMRSLLYLFWGKKRNLLRKRVDSNMFELDQLVMGTLFFTMMVFLLPTLAVFYISFTALRMTILMPELLLESLMALLNHFPLFVLLLRLKDPSRIPGGVSMEALGSKNRFALQNNPLTVSSMFRPYSLLMGMMAENYCSVATLKQILVGRPITIKRYKMYQVLYSALPKVPIATSKLWEALKGSRPS
- the RSM27 gene encoding mitochondrial 37S ribosomal protein mS33 (similar to uniprot|P53305 Saccharomyces cerevisiae YGR215W RSM27 Mitochondrial ribosomal protein of the small subunit), which produces MSIPKSRLLKIANLSAKIFDENFNPTATRTGSKILSKRLKGPSIVGYYGNPDFLKFKHLKTLYPGFSFVDQQEEYRLLMNEARKRRGKGAPAKKKEASKDKSKTKKRK